In Clostridium sp., one DNA window encodes the following:
- a CDS encoding accessory gene regulator B family protein, which produces MNTFITCLVKKISESNPEFSKLQLKKMEYGLICFFDEITKLVPYFIIFWIFSVQDYYLIALLFFCPIRLFSGGYHAKTYWGCFCISFIVFLSIITLGRYLSINIVVLILLLTISFVLICIFSPVDNINKKIKSEKRKVLLNHLSILAALSLIVACYFIPDKFLNTAVISILSSTIMMMLGKII; this is translated from the coding sequence ATGAACACTTTCATAACTTGTTTGGTAAAAAAAATTTCCGAGTCAAATCCTGAATTCTCAAAACTTCAATTAAAAAAGATGGAATATGGTTTGATTTGTTTCTTTGATGAAATTACAAAATTAGTCCCTTACTTTATTATATTCTGGATATTTTCTGTTCAGGACTATTATCTGATTGCCCTTTTGTTTTTTTGTCCAATTAGATTGTTTTCAGGCGGTTACCATGCAAAAACTTATTGGGGCTGCTTTTGCATTAGTTTTATCGTATTTCTATCAATAATTACTTTAGGCAGATATCTGTCAATAAATATTGTGGTCTTGATATTATTATTGACTATTTCTTTTGTATTAATTTGTATTTTTTCACCAGTAGACAATATCAACAAAAAAATAAAAAGTGAAAAAAGAAAGGTTTTACTTAACCACCTTTCTATATTAGCTGCCTTATCTCTAATTGTAGCTTGCTATTTTATTCCGGATAAGTTTCTGAATACCGCTGTAATATCAATTCTCAGCTCAACAATAATGATGATGCTTGGAAAAATAATTTAG